Within the Thermanaeromonas toyohensis ToBE genome, the region TCAGGGCAGCGGGTTTACTATCCGGGTAACGTGGTAGTTATGGGCGACGTAAACCCCGGAGGCGAGGTGGTGGCCGGTGGCCATGTAATAGTCATGGGGGCTTTAAAGGGTCTAGTCCATGCTGGGGCGGAAGGGGACGAAAGTGCGGTAGTCATCGCTTTTAATCTCCAGCCTACCCAGCTGCGTATTGCAGGATACATAGCCCGTCCTCCAGATAAAGGGGACGAGCCCCTAAAGAAACCGGAGATTGCTAGGGTACAGGATGGGGTCGTAATTATTGAAAGATACCAGCCTGGTGGTGACAGGCGTTACCTGGAGCCAGGCAATTTAATAAAAGAGGAGGACCGCAATGGGTGAAGTGATTGTTATCACTTCCGGTAAGGGCGGAGTCGGGAAGACTACCACCACCGCTAACCTGGGTACCGGGCTGGCCCTCCTGGGAAAAAGGGTGGTTATGGTGGATACCGACATCGGCCTCCGGAATTTGGATGTGGTATTGGGTTTAGAAAACCGCATAGTCTATGACTTGGTAGATGTAGTAGAGGGAAGGTGTCGTTTAAAACAGGCCCTCATTAGGGATAAGAGATTGGAAAACCTTTACCTACTCCCAGCTAACCAGACGCGGGATAAAACAGCAGTCACTCGCCACCAGATGATAGACCTGTGTGACCAGCTTAAGGAAGATTTCGATTTTGTTCTTATTGATTGCCCTGCCGGTATAGAGATGGGCTTCAAAAACGCCATCGCTGGTGCAGAAAAGGCGCTAGTGGTGACTACTCCGGAGGTAGCTGCTGTACGCGATGCAGATAGAATAATTGGACTTCTGGAAGCGGCAGAAATGGAAGCTCCCCGCCTTATAATAAACCGTATCCGCCCGGACATGGTACGGCGGGGGGACATGATGGATATCGACGATATGCTGGAGATCCTGGCTATAGAGCTCCTAGGAGTGGTACCAGAAGACGAGCTTATTGTAGTGTCTACCAATAAAGGAGAACCGGCTATTTTGGATAAGCGTTCCCGGGCGGGACAAGCCTATTATAACATTTCCCGACGCCTTTTAGGCGAGGAAGTGCCTTTACTAAATCTTGAAGGCAATGAAGGCCTGGTGGCTAAACTTAAAAAGTTCTTCGGCCTGGGCTAAGGAGGGGACCAACCGTGCTAGATTTTATCCTGCGCTTTTTTGGGAAAGAAACTACAGCCAGTAAAAAGGTAGCCAAAGAAAGGTTGCGGTTGGTCCTGGTCCACGACCGGGTAGGTGTTTCTCCCCACCTTTTGGAAGCTCTTAAAGAAGACCTGATAAAGGTCATCTCTGAATATCTAGAAATTGATCTGGCGGGGCTGGAAGTAACCTTAAGCCGAAATGAGGATACTGTGGCCCTTGTAGCTAATATTCCCATCTTGCGTATTAAACGGACCTTCAAGCAGGCTAGCGGAGAGGAACTGAGCTACTAGAGCGGGTTAATATGCCACCTGTCTAGGCCGCCAATTATTTTCCCTTTAGATCCCTAAATGGGGAAGTCAGTATTGGTGTATAATTGAGTAGGGTATTCTACACAGGGCCTTAAAGGTGGCGGGAAAATGCTTAGTCGCCGGTTCTGGCGCAACCTGGATTATTCCTTGGTCTTTGTAGTTTTTGCTATTCTAAGCATAGGGCTGGTGGTGCTGGATAGTGCGGCTACGAGCATCACTCCCAATCCTGGTTATTATGTAAAAAAGCAGATAGTGTGGATCCTCTTAGGTCTTTTAGGAATGGGTCTTGTCCTTTGCCTGGATTATCAACACCTGAGGCGCTATTACTATTTCTTTTATGTCCTTAACCTGGCGCTTTTGGCTTCGGTATTAGTAATAGGCAGTGAAGCTAAAGGTGCCCAGCGATGGATAGCGCTGGGACCCTTTATTTTTCAACCCTCCGAGTTCAGCAAGCTCATTATTATCATTACCCTGGCTAGATTGCTGGAGATCCGCCAGGGTCGCTTAAACCGTTTTAGAGACCTTCTGGTACCTGCCTTACATGTGGGAGTACCTATGTTGCTCATCTTTAAACAGCCGGATCTGGGGACAGCGCTAGTATTTATGGCTATTTTTGGGGGTATGTTATATGTAGGGGGAGTTAACAGCCGGCTTTTTTTTGGCCTGGCAGTGGGTGGCGCGGTTGCTGTTGTCCTCCTATTTTATGCTCATTTCCATTGGGGGTTACCTCTGCCTTTGGAAGAATACCAGGTTAAAAGACTGGTAGTGATGCTTAATCCTTATAATGATGGAGAAGGTGGGCGCGGCGCAGGTTACCATCTTATCCAGTCCCAGGTAGCTATAGGCTCCGGTGGACTGTGGGGCAAAGGCTTATATCATGGCTCCCAGGTCCAGTACAATTTCCTGCCCGAGCATCATACAGATTTTATTTTTGCAGTGGTAGGTGAAGAGCTGGGTTTTTTCCGCAGCTTAGGTATCTTGGGATTATATTTTTATCTCCTTTATCGAATGGTCCGTATCGCTTCCCAAGCCAAGGATTATTTTGGAGCCCTCCTGGTTACAGGGGTTTGCTCTATGTTCGCCTTTCACCTTTTGGTAAATGTAGGGATGACCATCGGGGTTATGCCAGTTACGGGTATTCCCCTTCCTTTGTTTAGTTACGGTGGTAGCTCCATGTTAACTAATCTCTTAGCTTTAGGGATAGTGCTGAATGTATACTTACGCCGGCAAAAAATTGTATTTTAGAGGGGGTTCCTATTGACAACACCTACGAGCTTGTATATTATTATAGTTGGCTGTTAGCACTTACCTTTGGTGAGTGCTAACAAAATTTATAGCCCAGGAAGGGAGGAGAAGGGTGTATGCTGCGGCCCCTCGGCGATCGAGTAGTGGTTAAAGTGATTACTGCCGAGGAGAAGACCCAAGGAGGAATTTACCTGCCAGACACGGCCAAGGAAAAGCCGCAGGAAGGAGAAGTGATAGCCGTAGGTCCGGGCAGGGTCCTCGACAATGGAACCCGGATCCCACCAGAAGTTAAAAAAGGCGACCGGGTAGTCTTCGCTAAGTATAGCGGTACTGAAGTCAAGGTGGATGGGGAAGAATACTTAATTATTCGGGATAGCGACATATTAGCGGTAAAAGAGTAAATTAGCCTAAAAGGAGGTTGCGAGGGATGGCTGCCAAGCAATTAGCCTTTGATGTGGAAGCACGGCGAGCCCTGGAGCGGGGCGTCAACACCGTTGCCCAGGCAGTTAAAGTAACTTTAGGCCCTAAAGGCCGTAACGTAGTGCTGGAGCGTAAATTTGGTTCTCCCGTTATCACCAAAGATGGTGTAACGGTAGCTAAAGAAATAGAGCTTAAAGATCCCATGGAGAACATGGGAGCTCAGCTTTGCCGGGAAGTTGCTTCCAAGACCAATGATGTAGCTGGCGATGGTACGACCACCGCTACAGTTCTAGCCCAGGCTATTATGTTAGAGGGTCTTAAGAATGTAGCGGCGGGCGCTAATCCTGTCTTCCTTAAGAAGGGTATAGATCGGGCCGTAGAAGCGGTGGTGGAGGAGATTAAGAAGATCAGTATCCCAGTGGAATCCAGAGAAAGCATCGCC harbors:
- the minC gene encoding septum site-determining protein MinC; translated protein: MPYPTPSGNLSSGHTLLVRRTIRSGQRVYYPGNVVVMGDVNPGGEVVAGGHVIVMGALKGLVHAGAEGDESAVVIAFNLQPTQLRIAGYIARPPDKGDEPLKKPEIARVQDGVVIIERYQPGGDRRYLEPGNLIKEEDRNG
- the minD gene encoding septum site-determining protein MinD codes for the protein MGEVIVITSGKGGVGKTTTTANLGTGLALLGKRVVMVDTDIGLRNLDVVLGLENRIVYDLVDVVEGRCRLKQALIRDKRLENLYLLPANQTRDKTAVTRHQMIDLCDQLKEDFDFVLIDCPAGIEMGFKNAIAGAEKALVVTTPEVAAVRDADRIIGLLEAAEMEAPRLIINRIRPDMVRRGDMMDIDDMLEILAIELLGVVPEDELIVVSTNKGEPAILDKRSRAGQAYYNISRRLLGEEVPLLNLEGNEGLVAKLKKFFGLG
- the minE gene encoding cell division topological specificity factor MinE codes for the protein MLDFILRFFGKETTASKKVAKERLRLVLVHDRVGVSPHLLEALKEDLIKVISEYLEIDLAGLEVTLSRNEDTVALVANIPILRIKRTFKQASGEELSY
- the rodA gene encoding rod shape-determining protein RodA, which codes for MLSRRFWRNLDYSLVFVVFAILSIGLVVLDSAATSITPNPGYYVKKQIVWILLGLLGMGLVLCLDYQHLRRYYYFFYVLNLALLASVLVIGSEAKGAQRWIALGPFIFQPSEFSKLIIIITLARLLEIRQGRLNRFRDLLVPALHVGVPMLLIFKQPDLGTALVFMAIFGGMLYVGGVNSRLFFGLAVGGAVAVVLLFYAHFHWGLPLPLEEYQVKRLVVMLNPYNDGEGGRGAGYHLIQSQVAIGSGGLWGKGLYHGSQVQYNFLPEHHTDFIFAVVGEELGFFRSLGILGLYFYLLYRMVRIASQAKDYFGALLVTGVCSMFAFHLLVNVGMTIGVMPVTGIPLPLFSYGGSSMLTNLLALGIVLNVYLRRQKIVF
- the groES gene encoding co-chaperone GroES encodes the protein MLRPLGDRVVVKVITAEEKTQGGIYLPDTAKEKPQEGEVIAVGPGRVLDNGTRIPPEVKKGDRVVFAKYSGTEVKVDGEEYLIIRDSDILAVKE